A window of Etheostoma spectabile isolate EspeVRDwgs_2016 unplaced genomic scaffold, UIUC_Espe_1.0 scaffold00019462, whole genome shotgun sequence genomic DNA:
ctcttcagtccatcagagaccagcttccctcctgaatcctgcaggttgttgttactcaggtccagctctctcagactagaggactgggagctgagaactgaggacagagcttcacagcctCTCtttgacaggttacagccactcagcctggagagacaacaggaaacaagacAGATAACATCTGTAGGTTTAAATGTTGAGTCTGGAATTTATAGATTTAGTATATTAAATCCTCTTTCAGTTTAAGTCCTTTCTGTTTAATTCTAAACCCTTTTGCAGATAACTAATCAGAACTGAACCAGGTATCAAAGTCacatgataataaaataaaaaaaatatttctagaACTCAGCCACAATTCATATTTCAGGCTTTGTGACATATGATtatgaatggaaaaaaaatacttaggAAACATTCAAAGACCTTCTGAAATTAGTCTTGACATGAGAAGGGCcgtttaaattaaatgaagctAAAAGTAAATAGAAACATAATCAAATTAAAGACAAAGAGTAAGTTGgtctgacctgagagtctccagagtgcagtgtggactcttcagtccatcagagaccagctccactcctgaatcctgcagcttgttgttactcaggtccagctctctcagactagaggattgggagctgagaactgaggacagagcttcacagcttctctctgacaggttacagccactcagcctggagagaaaacaggaagttatttattattaactccTTTTGTAAAAAGATGGCAGAGTATTTATTGATGAATAAATCCGACGTACAGAGCTTttttggaggctttgaccactggcagcagcctcagaagagcctcctctgaagcagagtatttatTCAGGTCAAACATgtccagatcttcttctgatgacagtaagatgaagaccagagctgaccactgagcaggagacagatTATCTGTGGAGAGACTTCCTGATCTCAAGGACTGTTGGATCTGCTCCACTAGAGAAcaatcattcagttcattcagacagtggaacagattgatgcttctctctgcagacagattcttatccatcttcttcttgatgtactTCACTGTTTCCCGATTGGTCTCTGAGCAACTTCCTCTCTGTGTCAGCAGACCTCGTAGGAGACTCTGATTGGTCTGCAgtgaaagacccaggaggaagcggaggaacaagtccaggtgtccatttAGACTCTGTAAGGCCTTGTCCACAGCTCTCTGGTAGAACTGTGCTGATGATGTTTGTTTTAGTCTGACTCTGAAGAATTTAGACAGCTTGGATGttgtttgttcttctgccagaaggttgactccagagtccgtgaaggtcagatggacatgaagagcagcaaggaactcctgaacactcagatggacgaagcagaacaccttgtcctggtacagtccactctcctctttaaagatctgtgtgaacactcctgagaCCACTGAGGCTGCGTtgatatcgatgccacactctgtcaggtctgattcatagaagatcaggttgcctttctgcagctgctcaaaagccagtttCCCCAGAGACTTGATCATCACCATGTTCTCCGGACTCCAGGTTTGATCTGTCTCAGTTCTTCCATCATACTTGACATTCTTCTgtttggactgaaccaccaggaagtggatgtacatctcagtcagggtcttgggcagttctcctccctctctggtctccaacaccttctccagaactgtagcagtgatccagcagaagactgggatgtgacacatgatgtggaggctttgGGATCTcctgatgtgggagatgattctgctggcctgctcctcatctctgaatctcttcctgaagtactcctccttctgggcgtcagtgaaccctctgacctctgtcaccatgtcaacacacccaggagggatctgattggctgctgcaggtcgtgtggttatccagagCCGAGCAGAGGGACAGATTCCCCCTGATGAGTTTGTCATCATcacacccactgaggtggactctgtaacatcagtcaggatctcagtgttgGGAAGTCCAGAGGAGGTCGACACTCATCCAGgccgtcaaagatgaagaccaccgggacctcttcaaacctgctgagtcctgcttctttggtttcactaaagaagtaatcaacaagttccaccaagctgaactttctctctttcagcacattcagctctctgaaggtgaatgggaataagaactggatgtcctggttggctttgccttcagcccagtccagagtgaacttctgtgttaagactgttttcccgatgccagc
This region includes:
- the LOC116684686 gene encoding NLR family CARD domain-containing protein 3-like, producing the protein MMTNSSGGICPSARLWITTRPAAANQIPPGCVDMVTEVRGFTDAQKEEYFRKRFRDEEQASRIISHIRRSQSLHIMCHIPVFCWITATVLEKVLETREGGELPKTLTEMYIHFLVVQSKQKNVKYDGRTETDQTWSPENMVMIKSLGKLAFEQLQKGNLIFYESDLTECGIDINAASVVSGVFTQIFKEESGLYQDKVFCFVHLSVQEFLAALHVHLTFTDSGVNLLAEEQTTSKLSKFFRVRLKQTSSAQFYQRAVDKALQSLNGHLDLFLRFLLGLSLQTNQSLLRGLLTQRGSCSETNRETVKYIKKKMDKNLSAERSINLFHCLNELNDCSLVEQIQQSLRSGSLSTDNLSPAQWSALVFILLSSEEDLDMFDLNKYSASEEALLRLLPVVKASKKALLSGCNLSKRGCEALSSVLSSQSSSLRELDLS